CATCTGTTGCACTGTCGCTCTCATTTTGTATGCCGTCTGTTTAACCGACGCATGCATTCTGCCTCTACTTGTCCATCTTGTCACGGCTGTCATTTGATActtcaaatatattttttttggatttttactATGATTTGGACGCCTTGACAACGAATTGGACATTTTGGGTGTGGTTTGGACTACATTAATAGGACATAGATATCGTACAAACTAGAGCTCACAAATATGTTAGTCCCATTGACTATGTTGTCACATAattaccaaaatcacaaactatGGCCAAACGGGATCATGTTCCTTATAGGTCATAATGAGGGGAGAGGGTTACAAAGTGTCATGAAAGAGTCGGTATCAACAAAGAATCtagattattttatttatttaaataatattgaagtattagatacttaTTGGGCATGCATCAGAGTATTGGTGTTCAATAAATATGGGAGTCAGTATCAGATACGTGAGGGTTCATCAGTACCAGCATATCTGGAAAACGTTGAGTAGTTTCACCGTTTTTTGGAAAAATAGGAATTACCTTTTGATCTGTGCGGTTCTAtatttttctttaaaatagTCAAAATTTTACATGTTCTGTCCTACATTTCATATACGTTGTGTGCTGGTGAGTAGTGAACAAATGTTGTAATAATCACAAAGAAACGACGTTCTTTTGTGACTATGGGCAAATATTATAAAAATGTTGTTCAACAAGTGACTATTTGAGTGTTCATATATTATATGCAGATATCAACGAATGCCAACTTCAATTATATTCCTGTCCAAGTGGCAGCAATTGCATTGACACAGATGGTAAGTACAGGTGTCAATGCAAATTCGGCCGAAAAGGAGAGGACTGTCGTCCCATATTTCCGGCGCCAGCTGCTGCAATATTAGGTGAGCACAAATAAATTCACCATAAGCTGATTACATCTTTCATTACTAAAATGTTAGATTTTGTTGGTCGTAAAGATATCATTGTAAGAAAAACGAGATAAATTAGGAAAAGCGTAAAAGAAGGTTGACATGTACAATTTTCAGACGGATTCACAGATACATGGCATGCAAATCAATTAAATGATGCTAGAATATAATTCCTCGCAACTAATTCCTATGAATGGGTGCACGCTGCGTTTGCAGCAACACTTGTAGCAAGCCTTCTTCTATCGCTCCTGCTATGGTTTGTTCACGTGGATCGAAAGCGGCGAATGAAGACTGCCTTCTTCGACAAAAACGGTGGTAAAATATTGAAGGGCGCAGCTGACATCAACATATTCACAGAAGTTCAGCTGAATAAGTTCACAAACCACTACAAAACCCTTATTGGAAGGGGGTCTTTCGGCATGGTGTTCATGGGAATCActgatgaaaagcaacaagttgcGGTTAAACGCTCCATCATGAAAGGCAATAAACTTGGTGGAGACAACTTTCAGCCAGGGGATGACATTGTGAATGAGATCACTTTCCAGTTCCGGAACAGACACCCAAACCTGGTCCGCCTTGTTGGGTGCTGCTTGGAGACCAATATCCCTGTGTTGGTCTTTGAGTACATTCCTAATGGGAGCCTCTACAACCTGCTTCATGTCGCAACGCAAAAGGTGCTCCCTCTACTGACACGCCTCAAGATTGCCATCGGCTCTGCAGAAGCACTTGCCTATATCCACTCTCATGTTGATCATGAACGCATCCATGGTGATGTCAAATCTGCCAACATCCTCCTGGATGATAACCTCATGCCCAAGGTCTCTGACTTTGGATCGTCCAAGCTTTTGTCAATCGATAGGTATGCCATGGCTGTGGCAGCAGATATGAGCTACGTAGACCCGGTGTATATGAAGACGGAACTTTTTGTGAAGAAGAGTGATGTCTACAGCTTTGGCATGGTGCTCCTCGAGTTGATCACCCGGAAGGCGGTCAAGTATGGCAAAAATAGAATCAATAGCCTCCCTATGGACTTTGTCAAGTCTTGTAAGGAGAAGGGCAATGGAAGGGAGATGTATGACACAAACATTTTATCTCATGGCCATGCTCAGTGTCATCATTGCATAGAGTGCCTTGACAAGATCGGTGCTCTTGCAGTCCGTTGTCTCAAGGAAGATGTGGATGAGAGACCAACAATGGCAGAGATCGTGGATGAATTGAAGCAAGCGGCAGAGATAGTGGACAAATGCAAGCAGCAAGGGAACATAATAGCCTACGGTCCCTCATGTTTTGAGATAAGTTAAAGGCACATACCTACGCGCCTTGATGAAGAAAGCAATGTAAACATGCTTGGTGGGATCAAGCTATAGCTACTTTATGGATGCAAATgtactatattttttttttgtattcgAAAGGGTGATTCATCTACTTGGGAAACAACAGCTTATCAGGTCTTATACCACAGTGTAGCGTCCCCGCCCATGCTCGAAGAACTAAGACTACAGTACATTCAACTTTCTGGTTCAGTACCCACTACCATCTTTAACTTGTCTAGGATGCAAGCCATGCTTTTAATGCACAACAATTTAAATGGACCGGTTCCAAACAATCAAAGTTTGAGTCTTATTTCCCTTGGTTTGAATAACTTCCTATGTCAGATTCCATTAGGGCTTGCAGCATGCCAATACTTGCAATCGATATCTTTGTCtgtcaaatttttttattgATGTTGTTCAAATATGGTTACCTCAGCTGCCACATCTTACCTTTCTCTCCATGGGTagtgtgggaccgaagccggcgaccagaggggggtgaatgggagccgatcaaaatttcttccgaaattcaaaccgtcggcctatatcccgaaaatcacccaagccctcaagagttctggccaaagtttggaatagctatggaaaagctaaaccaacacaaaaggcctcgaacaaGCGAgcaaaaccacgaagcaaatcggaagcgaatcgggaaaactgcagaactgatctgcttggaccggtctgaccggtgcgctggaccggtctgaccggtcttgcctaccggtctgaccggtggcacccagaaaacccccgaaaacttagattcaaacggtgaatctcgaccaaacgaccacgaaaaccgatgaaacttgggggattgctccgcccctaccccgtgaacatatccccaaaagatctcgtcctaaagatcaacgaatcgtgagaattatggaggagatcaaaagggattggggttttctcaagaactcaagaaatcgaattcgaacacgccagtgattccagagggtttaggacagGGTTAGAAGCACgtgaatcacagcaaagaactcatggactcctcgcaatcaagtgcaccaaaaatgaaatcgaaatttcatcaaacaaggcacaaaacgaggagatggattgattcaaaccgcccagagggcacgaggaggttagggcctcctttcccaatcaaatccacaagagttctcacacaaacaacattcaaatctaccctaaagagatgaactgaggaagaggaacggcctggggaaacagagaattcacggacataatacaaaagccgcactagacctaacacaagtgaaggggtatttatacccgagggaccggtcagaccggtgccagggaccggttagaccggttggcctgcagcaccccctgtacaacgatctcatccgacggccgaggttctttcttcgaaacgaagtcttctccgcgatgtcgccgtcttgatgaagatccagtccgcggttttggagggtccgcaaaacctgggtaggtggccggttttgagaaaaccgccaaaacctcacgcgcgggaagattcccgcctccgcgccgtggccctagacgccgttcccacctcggccttctgacggccctagacgccgcccgacgcccgtcacctcctcgcccgcagcgaggccctagacgccgtcgacgcccatcgtctccgtcagtcccgagaccgacgcccgtgcctccacgactcggcgtcttcaaccgccgtccgcctccttggttttgtggcgcaaaccaagaaacccgccttccgtcgccgcttgcgccctcgatccaggagtggacgccacagctgccgcccggtccgagctccggtcccgactgcccttcaccgccgtccactgcacggtccatcggccacaggacctccacggcagctccccgtcgacactcgacgcccgtgtacctgcaatccaaagaccaagcgctagatcacatcgcacggttgacaattcactcatcacaagcaggatagagtactctcgtacctcaatctcccccttgatgagtgcattgccaacacaccacaaacaaaccaagagaagtgaaaccaaagaagaacaaagaagcacaaacaagtgacgaaaagctcagaagggcaagaacagtcacttactcaagcaaaaatCGATCCCCCAAGACAAGGGCAAAAGCTCGATGCAATCGATCAacagccaaaacatgactcctcaaaggcagaggtaacgctcgacgcagtcatgcaagaagcagagggaaaacgaggaaaacccagagccaagaacaaagcagaaactcctcaagcaaagcttttccttctcacaagtgcaactctcccaaaatgatgcactctcaaagccctgtgcacaacaagtttttcaaaaatcaaacaagtctcccccttgttcgatcacttctctcaaaattctcctcCTTGTttgcacatgcacacatcaagtctaaaaagacctaaagctccccctgaagcaaaaactccccctgaacagatgctatgcaatgaatgtaatgcaagaggtgtaagtgaaagcattcagggatacaaagatatgagcaacatctagtctcaagcacgtgtgcatccataaaccagacctgcatctagctcaacagggtatatcaaatcaatctagagctaggcaagttcagtttaagagaaataaaagcatcacccatgatctagcactaacaagtagggaatggaaagcagtgctaatcatactcatatAGGTGATCCAAACTCAGCCAAAAACAAGTTgttaacattcatttttcaatcaatttcatatcaagcaattcttaatgtcaggggttgaaagcttgtcatgctttacttagcaacgaggccaagcctatgtcacagacaatcagaagcttaaagcactcatttcagtcatgcacagccttgcccgggttctcacaagtgcaaagtgagccgtcccgaaagctcgatcagtgcgacaagcaatcccacctggatcttttcagtccatttcaagaatagttcaagcaattttatcaggtttagatcatttcaagtatgaattgctgaacgaaaggccacactagcatgaataagatagcaaagcatatcaacactccctaacatgctagtagccaagacagggtgatcatgttttcagattttcaaatcaaaatagcttaactcagatgatgtcatatacacaatggagcaagctatacatgatcaagtttatcaactcacactaacaggcactagaagatcatagcaatgtatacaagaatgctagtgcaagtgagacaatgcaaaatgcaaacatgtacaatgcatatgcacaatgcaactaccaaacctagaaaacaaaaagaagagcaaggaagacctacaaagctaaccaaagaaaagtcagcgatcaaaaggggtaacaaaccccaagctcccctcgcaagcgagcaaatgtgtcctgctctagcggtttggtgaggatatctgcggtttgcctctctgaagggacatggatcaagtctatgtgtcctctctcatagttatctcgcaggaaatggaatctgatatctatgtgtttggttctggagtgtaggacagggttctttgcaatgctaatggctgacatgttgtctacaaagatgggaaccctatcataactcagtccataatcctgcaaggtttgtctcatccaaaggatctgggagcagcagctagcagcggcaacatactcagcttctgtggaagaaagcgctacgctagcctgcttgcgagaggaccaagacaccaaagatgtaccgagaaattgacaagtgccggatgtcgacttgcgatccaaccgacacccaccgaaatcggcatcagaaaagcccaccaaaaccagagaagaatccgcagaataccaaagaccaaattcaggggtgaatttcaaatacctgaagatgcgtttcaccacctgcctgtgggaggtgcgcggagaagcctggtagcgcgcacaaaggcagacgccgaactagatgtccggtcgcgtcgtcgtcaggtacaggagcgagccgatcatgctcctgtactccttctggtccaccgcctcaccgtccaagtcctcatcaagcgccgtagatgtgctgatcggagtcagctgaggagacaagtcactcatgtcgaacttccgcagcaagtctctagtgtacttggcttgatggacaaaagtgccctgaggagtttgcttgatctgcagcccgaggaagaactgcaacccACCCATCATTCTCATCttgaactccctggacatctgctcagaaaacttggagacaagagcgtgagaagagccaccaaagataatataatccacgtatatctgaaccaaaaggaaatcagtgccagaccgcatgaggaacaaagttttatcaacacatcccattttaaagccctgagctagcaaaaaggttttcaatctatcataccaagctctatgtgcttgtttcaaaccgtaaagagctttctgaagtttataaacacggtttggaaacttgggattttcgaaaccagggggttgcttcacataaacctcttcttcgataaaaccattcaagaaggcagatttaacatccatttggaaaactttaaaacccttggaagcagcaaatgcaagaaagattcgaatagcttccaaacgagcaacaggggcaaaagtttcctcaaaatcaataccctctttttggcaaaacccctgggcaacaagacgagccttgtttcgaacaaccaaaccatcctcaccctgcttgtttttgaaaacccacttcgttccgatgggattacaagcaggtggaggctcgactaagacccaaacttggtttctttcaaaaatttcaagttcctcatgcacggcattgacccaattagaatcagaaagagcgtgtccaatatctttgggctcaaaagaggcagcaaacgctgaatgagcaaagccagcgatacttgttaccttggacctggtgactcgctcgttgagatcacctagcatctgttgaggtggatggcgacactgaatgtgtcgcggtgcttcccgtgtcgaagtcgcctcctcctcaaccaaagctggtgtctcctcaggtgcagctggtgaagcctgagtcacctcctcgatcagcccccgggaa
This genomic interval from Panicum virgatum strain AP13 chromosome 8K, P.virgatum_v5, whole genome shotgun sequence contains the following:
- the LOC120645275 gene encoding wall-associated receptor kinase 2-like, encoding MPLKVEAMPVLVMRFLLTASALVVSLQLAPAAAVTAGDSNTAPRPHCPSKCGDVEIPYPFGIGNNCSWPGMDDFTITCNHSFDPPRPYTGNVEVINISVETGEMHVFTVVSYTCYNSTNTIESYQENSLLLVPPFLISPTNNIFTAIGCDTLAFLDCGADWNYYYTGCITNCLSFNDSAFDGDPCTGLGCCQVSIPRNLRKINVTWNNQANNYAWEYSPCNYAFVAEKNWYNNFSRRDFNGMGNESFLNRVGDRTVPLVLDWAIRGNGSCQMAAEATGAAVKRTAPACASAHSYCIDIDARQGGGYRCNCSEGYMGNPYIPHGCTNINECQLQLYSCPSGSNCIDTDGKYRCQCKFGRKGEDCRPIFPAPAAAILATLVASLLLSLLLWFVHVDRKRRMKTAFFDKNGGKILKGAADINIFTEVQLNKFTNHYKTLIGRGSFGMVFMGITDEKQQVAVKRSIMKGNKLGGDNFQPGDDIVNEITFQFRNRHPNLVRLVGCCLETNIPVLVFEYIPNGSLYNLLHVATQKVLPLLTRLKIAIGSAEALAYIHSHVDHERIHGDVKSANILLDDNLMPKVSDFGSSKLLSIDRYAMAVAADMSYVDPVYMKTELFVKKSDVYSFGMVLLELITRKAVKYGKNRINSLPMDFVKSCKEKGNGREMYDTNILSHGHAQCHHCIECLDKIGALAVRCLKEDVDERPTMAEIVDELKQAAEIVDKCKQQGNIIAYGPSCFEIS